The Amycolatopsis sp. QT-25 genomic sequence GCCGAGTACGTCGATTTCGCGGGCAAGCAGATGGGGATCGCGGGTGCCGTCATCGGTGCGGTCCGCGGCATCGTCCGCGACATCATCGCCATGACGCTGGCGGGCATCATCAAGGCCGCGATCGTGGCGGTGGCACTGGCACCCGTCACCTTCGGCGGATCGATCATCGCGGCGATCACCTCCATCATGACCACGGTCGGCGTGGCGATCGCCAAGATCGCCAAGCAGATCGCCGACACGGCCAAGAAACTCGCCGAGATGCTCAAGATCCTGGCCAAGACCCGCGGAGCGGCGGACGACGTCGTGAAGCTGACGCTCGGCGGCGGCAAGGTGACGCTGCCCAAGCCGAAACCCGGTGGTGGCACGCCGATGCCCGGCGGCAAGAAGCCGATCGAGGGCCCGCCCGCCAAACCGGCCGACACCACTCCGGACGCGAAGCCCGACGGTCCCAAGCCTCCCCTGGAGAAGCTCAGCGACATCCCGTCCAGGATCGTCGGCGAAAAGCTGGGGAAGGTACTGGATGGGCACCCGGACAAGGCCAGGATCATGGAGAACTTCAACTACTGGAACAGCTTTCCGCTCGGCCGGCTGGCACAGAAGCATCCCGACATCGCGAGGGCGATCGACTCGACGATCAAGGTGCTCAGTGACCCGACCTACGGTGCGTCGGGCCTGGCCGGGAAGACCATCGTCGAGCTGACGAAGGCCATCCCGCCGGCCGTGAAGGAGCAACCACCGGAGGACAAGGAAGAGAAGTGAGCGTCGGCGGCTCCGTACCGGTTTCGGTACGGGGCCGCTTTGTGCTTTCGTCCGGTCCATGACGGAACGGGTGAACATCTCCTCCGGCGGGGACTTCGAGCGGGTCTTCGGCTACAGCCGGGCGGTGCGCGTCGGCGAGCACATCCACGTCTCCGGGACGACGGCGCGGGAACCCGCCCGATCCGGTGAGGCGTACGAGCAGGCCACGGCCGTGCTGTCGATCGTCGAGACCGCGTTGCGGGACGCCGGTCCGAGTTCGGTCGCGGTGGTCCGCACAGTCACTTACGTGACCGACATCCAGGACGCCGAACTCGTCGCGCGGGCGCACCGCGAAGCCTTCGGTGACGTGCTTCCCGCGGCCACGATGGTCGAGGTCTCGGCGTTGCTCGACCCGAAGACGAAGGTCGAGGCCTACACCCTCGAAAAGTAGGTCACCTCCCGAACGAACCGACCAGCGCCTCGGGAGCCTCGCCCGTCTCGTGGAGCCTGCGGGCTCGGAGACGTCGGCGACGAACCCGCTCGCCTCGATGCCGTCCTCGGCGAGTT encodes the following:
- a CDS encoding Rid family hydrolase → MTERVNISSGGDFERVFGYSRAVRVGEHIHVSGTTAREPARSGEAYEQATAVLSIVETALRDAGPSSVAVVRTVTYVTDIQDAELVARAHREAFGDVLPAATMVEVSALLDPKTKVEAYTLEK